The following proteins are co-located in the Betta splendens chromosome 9, fBetSpl5.4, whole genome shotgun sequence genome:
- the unc119.1 gene encoding protein unc-119 homolog B — translation MNSSQSKPAPKISKVQTDANTGSETNSRDRKTGGMLKKLKSRRSQTDKWPVFTEDELRALGTDISPDHVLGLRAVTEDYLCKPEDNVYNIDFTRFKIRDLETGTVLFEIAKPPSSGPVESEEETGDADTSAGRFVRYQFTPAFLKLRTVGATVEFTVGDRPINSFRMIERHYFQGRLLKNFDFDFGFCIPNSRNTCEHIYEFPQLPDDLIRQMVEHPYETRSDSFYFVDNKLIMHNKADYAYNGGL, via the exons ATGAACAGTTCTCAAAGCAAACCGGCACCAAAAATCAGCAAAGTACAGACGGACGCAAATACCGGCTCGGAGACGAACAGCAGAGATCGAAAAACTGGAGGAATGCTGAAAAAGCTCAAGTCAAGGCGCAGTCAAACGGATAAGTGGCCCGTGTTCACAGAGGATGAACTCCGGGCTCTTGGCACAGATATTTCTccagaccatgtcctgggtctCCGGGCTGTGACGGAAG ACTACCTTTGCAAACCTGAAGACAATGTCTACAACATTGACTTCACTCGTTTTAAAATCAGGGATCTGGAGACAGGGACAGTGCTGTTTGAAATTGCCAAACCTCCCAGCAGCG GCCCGGTGGAAAGCGAGGAGGAGACTGGAGATGCAGACACCAGTGCAGGGCGTTTTGTCAGATACCAGTTTACACCAGCCTTCCTAAAGCTGCGCACTGTTGGTGCAAC TGTGGAATTCACCGTGGGAGACCGGCCAATTAACAGCTTTCGTATGATTGAGAGGCATTATTTCCAGGGACGCCTACTCAAGaactttgattttgattttggCTTTTGCATTCCCAACAGTCGCAACACATGTGAACACATATATGAATTTCCACAGCTTCCAGACGACCTCA ttcgtCAAATGGTGGAGCATCCTTATGAAACCAGATCAGACAGCTTCTATTTTGTGGACAACAAACTAATCATGCACAACAAAGCAGATTATGCCTACAATGGTGGCCTGTAA
- the hnf1a gene encoding LOW QUALITY PROTEIN: hepatocyte nuclear factor 1-alpha (The sequence of the model RefSeq protein was modified relative to this genomic sequence to represent the inferred CDS: deleted 2 bases in 1 codon) — MEGAERSGAGKARPSRLTALQEQLIWALLGSGLSRDILVQAVGDLERDRASAAAEKGDRADGESSEEGEMESPPPIFRDIEKLPPEEAAKMRAEVDQLLQEDPWQVAKMVKSYMQQHNLPQREVVESTGLNQSHLSQHLNKGTPMKNQKRAALYSWYVKKQSEISQREYASSREPAADAPDESSRDQNLQNRLISEFTNAKHGLASVEEHGEETKKGRRNRFKWGPASLQILFHAYERQKNPSKEEREGLVEDCNRAECIQRGVSPSQLAGLGSNLVTEVRVYNWFANRRKEEAFRHKLALDAPFPNQSAAASNANLAPSPEHDIKYSQHVTCDAMSSARGSGGERLSRLVVSPVQLEPSHTLLETHNPKPVSSGGPLPPVSTLTSLHSLSASPASSQGLIMASLPSVMSLGESSLLIGGGFTTLQPISFQQQLHAAPQQPISQQLGGHVGASPFMATMAQLPCHMYNKLDSPQYHSSGLLSQAMVITDSSSLGTLTSLAAVRQILAADPEEETNSHTPIQEDSLHLQPHTPVPASSESLELYPPSQTTESHQSHFLTPSPTDISSYIPAQMVSTAQ, encoded by the exons ATGGAGGGAGCGGAGAGGAGCGGGGCAGGCAAAGCCAGGCCCAGCCGCCTGACCGCCCTACAGGAGCAGCTGATCTGGGCCCTGCTGGGCTCGGGACTGTCCCGGGACATCCTGGTCCAAGCCGTGGGGGACCTGGAGCGAGACCgggccagcgccgccgccgagaAAGGAGACAGGGCGGACGGAGAGAGCTCCGAGGAGGGAGAAATGGAGTCCCCGCCACCCATCTTTCGGGACATAGAGAAGCTTCCCCCGGAGGAGGCGGCGAAGATGAGAGCCGAGGTcgaccagctgctgca GGAGGACCCCTGGCAAGTTGCAAAAATGGTCAAAAGCTACATGCAGCAGCACAACCTCCCTCAGCGGGAGGTGGTGGAGTCCACGGGACTCAACCAGTCCCACCTCTCCCAGCACCTCAACAAAGGCACGCCCATGAAGAACCAGAAGAGGGCCGCTCTGTACAGCTGGTACGTGAAGAAGCAGAGTGAGATCAGCCAACGTGAGTACGCAAGCAGCCGCGAGCCGGCTGCCGACGCCCCCGACGAG AGTTCACGTGACCAAAACCTACAGAACCGCCTCATTTCAGAGTTCACCAACGCCAAACACGGCCTTGCATCCGTGGAGGAGCATGGGGAGGAGACCAAGAAGGGACGGAGGAACAGGTTCAAGTGGGGGCCGGCGTCCCTGCAAATCCTCTTCCACGCCTATGAAAGGCAGAAGAACCCCagcaaggaggagagggagggcctGGTGGAGGACTGTAACCG GGCCGAGTGCATCCAGAGGGGGGTGTCTCCTTCCCAGCTTGCCGGGCTCGGCTCCAACCTGGTCACCGAGGTCCGCGTCTACAACTGGTTCGCCAACCGCCGCAAGGAGGAGGCCTTCCGCCACAAACTGGCCCTGGACGCGCCCTTCCCCAACCAGTCTGCCGCCGCCTCCAACGCCAACCTGGCGCCGAGCCCCGAGCACG ATATAAAATACAGCCAGCACGTCACGTGCGACGCCATGAGCTCGGCCCGAGGGAGCGGAGGGGAGAGGCTGAGCCGGCTCGTGGTCAGTCCCGTCCAGCTGGAGCCCAGCCACACACTCCTCGAGACCCATAACCCCAAGCCA GTGTCCAGCGGCGGCCCGCTGCCCCCCGTCAGCACCCTGACCTCCCTGCACAGCCTGTCCGCCTCTCCCGCGTCCTCCCAGGGCCTCATCATGGCCTCGCTGCCCAGCGTCATGAGCCTGGGCGAGTCCTCGCTCCTCATCG GGGGCGGTTTCACCACTCTGCAGCCCAtctccttccagcagcagctccacgccgCCCCCCAGCAGCCGATATCGCAGCAGCTGGGCGGCCACGTGGGCGCCAGTCCTTTCATGGCAACCATGGCGCAGCTGCCGTGTCACA TGTACAACAAGTTGGATTCCCCTCAGTACCATTCATCCGGTTTGCTGTCCCAGGCCATGGTcatcacagacagcagcagtctgGGAACCCTGACCAGCCTCGCTGCCGTCAGACAG ATTCTAGCAGCAGATCCTGAGGAAGAGACGAACTCCCATACACCCATACAGGAAGATTCCCTACATTTGCAACCACACACGCCTGTGCCAG CTTCCTCTGAAAGCCTGGAGCTGTATCCTCCCTCTCAGACGACAGAAAGCCACCAGTCTCACTTCCTCACACCTTCGCCGACGGACATCAGCTCGTACATCCCTGCACAGATGGTGTCGACTGCACAGTAG
- the pop5 gene encoding ribonuclease P/MRP protein subunit POP5 yields the protein MSSGWRWRDLPSGVKFCGRKFSRKKSGTAMVRVKARYLLCELNVSDRTQLLLLDDRAVLAAVKTAVARIHGDYGAALCSMRFSIKYLNAHTGIVFLRFLRRAYKLLWSALPFITSIDARGHKIPCFLNCLHVGGTIRTCQKFLVRYNTQQLHRMLPKCRNEEEKQEVRKAILNCSLTKGNNEEFHIESESEEDEEAQS from the exons ATGTCCAGCGGGTGGCGCTGGCGCGACTTACCAAGTGGAGTTAAGTTTTGTGGACGGAAGTTTTCACGGAAGAAGAGTGGGACAGCAATGGTTCGCGTTAAAGCCAG GTATTTGCTGTGTGAATTGAATGTGTCAGACCGGACCCAACTGTTGCTGCTGGATGACCGAGCTGTGTTAGCGGCAGTAAAAACAGCGGTGGCCCGCATACACGGTGACTATGGGGCGGCTCTCTGCAGCATGAGATTCTCAA TAAAATATCTGAATGCCCACACTGGAATAGTATTCCTGCGTTTTCTTAGAAGAGCTTACAAGCTACTTTGGTCTGCACTGCCTTTTATTACCAGTATCGATGCCCGTGGACACAAAATCCCCTGTTTTCTTAATTGTTTGCATGTAGGAG gaacCATTAGAACATGTCAAAAGTTTTTGGTCAGGTACAACACCCAGCAACTTCATCGTATGCTCCCTAAATGTAGAAATGAAG aagaaaaacaagaggttCGCAAAGCAATCCTGAACTGTTCCCTAACAAAAGGAAACAATGAGGAATTTCATATTGAATCAGAgagtgaggaggatgaagaagcaCAGTCATAG
- the c9h12orf43 gene encoding protein CUSTOS — translation MATSAKKTVATSDDSSSDDEQLKRCREAVWDTRSGKSADEDNSVKQSKRVVVDDHEHDGNELQVTHGFRTHVANKLERLLDSCITELQCKTTSRVESTACDDDDDDDEGFRLFSTSIPGTTVEDPPAPVRRRPVPSSSDSDSEMESRLREAAVSLKDLLPLPTQTATAAEASCSETTAPKEGEESRAVKKKKKKRRKPNREDAAPLDSSLNSQSNGEHGSPEQEHTQVKAKRKKKKKRKENAEEEA, via the exons ATGGCGACCTCCGCTAAAAAGACGGTAGCGACTTctgatgacagcagcagtgacgaCGAGCAGCTAAAAAGGTGCCGGGAGGCGGTGTGGGACACGCGAAGCGGCAAAAGCGCAG ATGAGGACAACAGTGTGAAACAGTCCAAACG CGTTGTCGTAGATGACCATGAACACGATGGCAAcgagctccaggtgactcacgGGTTTCGAACACATGTTGCCAATAAGCTGGAACGGTTGCTTGACAG TTGCATTACAGAGCTGCAGTGTAAAACCACATCACGCGTGGAATCAACAgcatgtgatgatgatgatgatgatgatgagg GATTTCGTCTGTTTTCAACATCAATCCCAGGAACGACTGTAGAGGATCCTCCAGCCCCTGTGAGGCGTCGGCCTGTTCCCAGCTCAAG tgacagtgacagtgagatgGAAAGTCGGCTGCGAGAGGCAGCAGTGTCCCTCAAAGATCTCCTGCCGCTGCCGACTCAGACTGCTACCGCTGCAGAGGCCTCCTGCTCAGAGACGACGGCGccaaaggagggagaggagagtcGCGCTgttaaaaagaagaagaagaaaagaaggaaacctAACAGAGAAGACGCTGCGCCGCTGGATTCATCTCTTAACAGTCAAAGCAATGGGGAGCACGGGAGCCCAGAGCAGGAGCACACACAGGTCAAAGCAAAacggaaaaagaagaagaagcgaaAAGAAAACGCAGAGGAAGAAGCTTAA
- the rnf10 gene encoding RING finger protein 10 isoform X2, which yields MLESSAPLCPELGLSTAQYTETVMEKNPNSSTSTKVPPRSSSTGPAPGESKPKPESKNNGGSKRYNRKREPSFPKTDNFQGPRHTNSQKSKNFDKRPPQRGGGRQYGVTGGGRREEVAETRRAEFSPAQFSGPKKISLNHLLNFTFEPRGGNGGVGDGGPSCWGRRNKWGHKHKPFNKELFLQANCQFAVTDDQDYKAHFTDPDTLVNWDFVQQVRIYSHEVPSCPICLYPPVAARITRCGHIFCWPCMLHYLSLSDKDWSKCPICHEAVHTADLKSVVAMETRQYAVGDVITMRLMQREKGSLVALPSSHWVKVEEPVRFGDMGLSPYSKLLLTSVEQVLALVEEEKAVLHTQLGLEDEAQGCFIQSALCLLQEQEETLLKQQKENAAHGLDLSSLTLEGPSSPVKEVVTNVTCAKPVLQYSSAFDDQVVELQEETTAELPEIAEDILQCVLEEPPEGMLDAAPKPQLDGKTPANQPQSGRPSASVAHGPYYYFYQADDCQQMFLHPLNVRCLLREYGSLEASPDVITATVVEIVGHTVTEEIRRRHRYLAHLPLTCEFSICELALKPPILTQETLDTFADDLEKRKHLRQKKLRDEKRREKKIEMEEYKKQGRYPEVRFGLENFHHFPAFGSPPHNSSPPIPDFTFDPPSPLSTSPSSDGMRFPSLNGQSPLPTVGSVEDDSHCMSFAQMLRDGKARVDAGPRITPKKDKLLVPPTADSDGESDGSDRVPVPSFQNSFSQAFEKALLQLDSGPASPPQHVADPDERGGKKKKKKQKLLFSTSMVHTK from the exons ATGCTAGAGAGCTCCGCGCCTCTCTGCCCGGAGCTCGGCCTCAGCACCGCTCAGTACACGGAGACAGTCATGGAGAAAAATcccaacagcagcaccagcaccaaggTTCCGCCCCGTTCCAGTTCCACGGGTCCAGCGCCGGGCGAATCTAAACCCAAACCAG AAAGTAAAAATAATGGTGGCTCCAAGCGGTACAACCGCAAGCGTGAACCGTCTTTTCCTAAAACCGACAATTTCCAAGGCCCTCGCCACACCAATTCACAGAAAAGCAAGAATTTTGACAAGAGACCCCCTCAGAGAGGTGGCGGTCGACAGTATGGTGTTACAGGCGGAGGACGACGTGAGGAG GTAGCGGAGACACGCCGGGCAGAGTTTAGCCCGGCTCAGTTTTCTGGACCGAAGAAAATAAGCCTGAACCACTTGCTGAACTTCACTTTTGAACCCCGTGGAGGTAATGGCGGTGTTGGGGATGGAGGCCCCTCCTGCTGGGGCCGCCGAAACAAGTGGGGCCATAAGCATAAGCCCTTTAACAAGGAGCTATTTCTGCAGGCCAA TTGCCAGTTTGCTGTGACTGATGACCAGGACTACAAGGCTCACTTCACTGATCCAGACACTCTGGTTAACTGGGACTTTGTGCAGCAAGTG CGTATCTATAGTCATGAGGTGCCATCTTGCCCCATCTGCCTCTACCCTCCTGTGGCAGCACGCATCACCCGATGTGGACACATCTTCTGCTGGCCGTGTATGCTGCACTATCTGTCTCTTAGTGACAAGGACTGGTCCAAGTGTCCTATCTGTCATGAGGCTGTGCACACTGCTGACCTGAAGAG TGTGGTTGCTATGGAGACCAGGCAGTATGCAGTTGGTGATGTAATAACCATGCGCCTGATGCAGAGGGAAAAGGGTTCCCTGGTGGCCCTGCCTAGTTCTCACtgggtgaaggtggaggagcctGTTCGCTTTGGAG ACATGGGTCTCAGCCCAtactccaagctgctgctgacctcTGTGGAACAGGTCCTGGCCCTGGTAGAAGAGGAGAAGGCAGTCCTTCATACTCAGCTTGGCCTGGAAGACGAAGCCCAAGGCTGCTTTATCCAGAGCGCACTGTGTCTTTTGCAG GAGCAAGAGGAAACTCTTCTGaaacagcaaaaagaaaatgcagcacATGGCCTTGACTTGTCTTCTCTGACCCTGGAAGGACCTTCTTCTCCAGTGAAGGAAGTGGTGACTAACGTCACCTGTGCCAAG CCTGTGCTGCAGTATTCCTCAGCATTTGATGACCAAGTGGTAGAGCTTCAAGAGGAGACCACTGCAGAGCTGCCAGAGATTGCTGAAGACATTTTGCAGTGTGTGCTGGAAGAGCCTCCAGAGGGGATGTTGGATGCAGCTCCAAAGCCTCAGCTTGATGGGAAAACCCCTGCTAACCAGCCACAGTCAGGCCGTCCCTCAGCCAGTGTGGCGCATGGACCCTACTACTATTTTTACCAAG CTGATGACTGCCAGCAGATGTTTCTGCATCCTCTGAATGTACGCTGTCTGTTGCGTGAATACGGCAGCTTGGAGGCCAGTCCTGACGTGATTACTGCCACAGTGGTGGAAATTGTgggacacacagtcacagag GAGATACGTCGTCGCCATCGCTACCTGGCTCATCTGCCACTCACATGCGAGTTCAGCATCTGTGAGTTGGCTTTAAAGCCACCAATTTTGACCCAAGAAACTTTGGACACATTTGCAG ATGACCTGGAGAAACGAAAGCACTTGAGGCAGAAGAAATTGAGGGATGAGAAGCGTAGAGAGAAGAAAATTGAAATGGAGGAGTACAAGAAGCAGGGGAGAT ATCCTGAAGTGCGTTTTGGATTGGAAAACTTTCACCATTTCCCAGCATTCGGCTCCCCACCCCACAACAGCAGTCCCCCCATTCCGGACTTCACTTTTGACCCTCCTTCACCCCTCAGCACCAGTCCCTCCTCTG ATGGGATGAGATTCCCGAGTCTGAATGGGCAAAGCCCTTTACCCACTGTGGGTAGTGTGGAGGATGACTCCCACTGCATGTCCTTTGCACAG ATGCTAAGAGATGGAAAGGCCAGAGTTGATGCTGGGCCCAGGATCACTCCAAAGAAAG ATAAGCTGCTGGTCCCGCCCACAGCAGATAGTGATGGGGAGAGTGACGGGTCCGACCGTGTCCCCGTGCCCAGTTTCCAGAACTCTTTCAGCCAGGCTTTTGAGAAGGCGCTTCTTCAGCTGGACAGTGGTCCAGCTTCCCCACCACAACATGTGGCTGACCCAG atgaaagaggaggaaaaaagaagaagaaaaagcagaagcTTCTGTTTAGTACATCCATGGTTCACACAAAGTAG
- the rnf10 gene encoding RING finger protein 10 isoform X1, with product MLESSAPLCPELGLSTAQYTETVMEKNPNSSTSTKVPPRSSSTGPAPGESKPKPESKNNGGSKRYNRKREPSFPKTDNFQGPRHTNSQKSKNFDKRPPQRGGGRQYGVTGGGRREEVGILIVAETRRAEFSPAQFSGPKKISLNHLLNFTFEPRGGNGGVGDGGPSCWGRRNKWGHKHKPFNKELFLQANCQFAVTDDQDYKAHFTDPDTLVNWDFVQQVRIYSHEVPSCPICLYPPVAARITRCGHIFCWPCMLHYLSLSDKDWSKCPICHEAVHTADLKSVVAMETRQYAVGDVITMRLMQREKGSLVALPSSHWVKVEEPVRFGDMGLSPYSKLLLTSVEQVLALVEEEKAVLHTQLGLEDEAQGCFIQSALCLLQEQEETLLKQQKENAAHGLDLSSLTLEGPSSPVKEVVTNVTCAKPVLQYSSAFDDQVVELQEETTAELPEIAEDILQCVLEEPPEGMLDAAPKPQLDGKTPANQPQSGRPSASVAHGPYYYFYQADDCQQMFLHPLNVRCLLREYGSLEASPDVITATVVEIVGHTVTEEIRRRHRYLAHLPLTCEFSICELALKPPILTQETLDTFADDLEKRKHLRQKKLRDEKRREKKIEMEEYKKQGRYPEVRFGLENFHHFPAFGSPPHNSSPPIPDFTFDPPSPLSTSPSSDGMRFPSLNGQSPLPTVGSVEDDSHCMSFAQMLRDGKARVDAGPRITPKKDKLLVPPTADSDGESDGSDRVPVPSFQNSFSQAFEKALLQLDSGPASPPQHVADPDERGGKKKKKKQKLLFSTSMVHTK from the exons ATGCTAGAGAGCTCCGCGCCTCTCTGCCCGGAGCTCGGCCTCAGCACCGCTCAGTACACGGAGACAGTCATGGAGAAAAATcccaacagcagcaccagcaccaaggTTCCGCCCCGTTCCAGTTCCACGGGTCCAGCGCCGGGCGAATCTAAACCCAAACCAG AAAGTAAAAATAATGGTGGCTCCAAGCGGTACAACCGCAAGCGTGAACCGTCTTTTCCTAAAACCGACAATTTCCAAGGCCCTCGCCACACCAATTCACAGAAAAGCAAGAATTTTGACAAGAGACCCCCTCAGAGAGGTGGCGGTCGACAGTATGGTGTTACAGGCGGAGGACGACGTGAGGAGGTTGGTATTTTAATA GTAGCGGAGACACGCCGGGCAGAGTTTAGCCCGGCTCAGTTTTCTGGACCGAAGAAAATAAGCCTGAACCACTTGCTGAACTTCACTTTTGAACCCCGTGGAGGTAATGGCGGTGTTGGGGATGGAGGCCCCTCCTGCTGGGGCCGCCGAAACAAGTGGGGCCATAAGCATAAGCCCTTTAACAAGGAGCTATTTCTGCAGGCCAA TTGCCAGTTTGCTGTGACTGATGACCAGGACTACAAGGCTCACTTCACTGATCCAGACACTCTGGTTAACTGGGACTTTGTGCAGCAAGTG CGTATCTATAGTCATGAGGTGCCATCTTGCCCCATCTGCCTCTACCCTCCTGTGGCAGCACGCATCACCCGATGTGGACACATCTTCTGCTGGCCGTGTATGCTGCACTATCTGTCTCTTAGTGACAAGGACTGGTCCAAGTGTCCTATCTGTCATGAGGCTGTGCACACTGCTGACCTGAAGAG TGTGGTTGCTATGGAGACCAGGCAGTATGCAGTTGGTGATGTAATAACCATGCGCCTGATGCAGAGGGAAAAGGGTTCCCTGGTGGCCCTGCCTAGTTCTCACtgggtgaaggtggaggagcctGTTCGCTTTGGAG ACATGGGTCTCAGCCCAtactccaagctgctgctgacctcTGTGGAACAGGTCCTGGCCCTGGTAGAAGAGGAGAAGGCAGTCCTTCATACTCAGCTTGGCCTGGAAGACGAAGCCCAAGGCTGCTTTATCCAGAGCGCACTGTGTCTTTTGCAG GAGCAAGAGGAAACTCTTCTGaaacagcaaaaagaaaatgcagcacATGGCCTTGACTTGTCTTCTCTGACCCTGGAAGGACCTTCTTCTCCAGTGAAGGAAGTGGTGACTAACGTCACCTGTGCCAAG CCTGTGCTGCAGTATTCCTCAGCATTTGATGACCAAGTGGTAGAGCTTCAAGAGGAGACCACTGCAGAGCTGCCAGAGATTGCTGAAGACATTTTGCAGTGTGTGCTGGAAGAGCCTCCAGAGGGGATGTTGGATGCAGCTCCAAAGCCTCAGCTTGATGGGAAAACCCCTGCTAACCAGCCACAGTCAGGCCGTCCCTCAGCCAGTGTGGCGCATGGACCCTACTACTATTTTTACCAAG CTGATGACTGCCAGCAGATGTTTCTGCATCCTCTGAATGTACGCTGTCTGTTGCGTGAATACGGCAGCTTGGAGGCCAGTCCTGACGTGATTACTGCCACAGTGGTGGAAATTGTgggacacacagtcacagag GAGATACGTCGTCGCCATCGCTACCTGGCTCATCTGCCACTCACATGCGAGTTCAGCATCTGTGAGTTGGCTTTAAAGCCACCAATTTTGACCCAAGAAACTTTGGACACATTTGCAG ATGACCTGGAGAAACGAAAGCACTTGAGGCAGAAGAAATTGAGGGATGAGAAGCGTAGAGAGAAGAAAATTGAAATGGAGGAGTACAAGAAGCAGGGGAGAT ATCCTGAAGTGCGTTTTGGATTGGAAAACTTTCACCATTTCCCAGCATTCGGCTCCCCACCCCACAACAGCAGTCCCCCCATTCCGGACTTCACTTTTGACCCTCCTTCACCCCTCAGCACCAGTCCCTCCTCTG ATGGGATGAGATTCCCGAGTCTGAATGGGCAAAGCCCTTTACCCACTGTGGGTAGTGTGGAGGATGACTCCCACTGCATGTCCTTTGCACAG ATGCTAAGAGATGGAAAGGCCAGAGTTGATGCTGGGCCCAGGATCACTCCAAAGAAAG ATAAGCTGCTGGTCCCGCCCACAGCAGATAGTGATGGGGAGAGTGACGGGTCCGACCGTGTCCCCGTGCCCAGTTTCCAGAACTCTTTCAGCCAGGCTTTTGAGAAGGCGCTTCTTCAGCTGGACAGTGGTCCAGCTTCCCCACCACAACATGTGGCTGACCCAG atgaaagaggaggaaaaaagaagaagaaaaagcagaagcTTCTGTTTAGTACATCCATGGTTCACACAAAGTAG